A genomic window from Nitrosopumilus sp. includes:
- a CDS encoding glycosyl hydrolase family 17 protein — MSKGIITGIIIIVIISGLIITYTNFFDTVKPKIESVVETAKKITLINNKDIVNKTEDISDKNKTSDFLDIKNIHELQIDPEQTKLSGIAYSPYRKDQSPLTNIHPSLNEIENDIKLLSSITEKIRIYGITGNNQFIPEIAKKYGLKTAITLLLTGDKTDYDKIERAVQMANKNDGIYTIIVENEGLYRGNLNEEQIIQYLNKTREKLNPTCTITISEPIGNWLEHPEITKHVDYVMINYYPYFNGVHINNASSKALEEYKYVKETLGKDVVIGETNWPSDGEVIKLAVPSPENQQRFISEFKEITDLNKIEYFLFEAFDEKWKPAEQFNPDGPNDVENHWGLFFENGTMKESLRNIIPPTRNITTRN; from the coding sequence TTGAGTAAAGGCATCATTACAGGAATAATTATCATTGTTATCATATCAGGACTGATTATTACATACACTAATTTCTTTGACACAGTAAAACCCAAAATAGAGTCAGTAGTAGAGACTGCAAAAAAAATAACATTAATAAATAATAAAGACATTGTTAATAAAACTGAAGACATATCAGATAAAAACAAGACATCTGATTTTTTAGATATAAAAAATATCCATGAGTTACAGATAGATCCTGAACAAACAAAACTCTCAGGTATTGCATATAGTCCTTACAGAAAAGATCAATCGCCACTTACTAATATTCATCCAAGTTTGAACGAAATTGAAAATGACATAAAATTACTTAGTTCTATAACAGAGAAAATTAGAATCTATGGAATAACAGGAAATAATCAATTTATTCCAGAAATTGCCAAAAAATATGGACTGAAAACTGCAATCACATTACTATTAACAGGCGATAAAACAGATTATGACAAAATAGAAAGAGCAGTACAAATGGCTAACAAGAATGACGGGATTTACACCATCATTGTTGAAAATGAGGGATTGTACAGGGGAAATCTAAATGAAGAACAGATCATACAATATCTCAATAAAACAAGAGAAAAACTAAATCCTACATGTACTATTACTATTTCAGAGCCTATTGGGAATTGGCTTGAACATCCAGAAATTACAAAGCATGTTGATTATGTAATGATTAATTATTATCCTTACTTTAATGGTGTGCATATCAATAATGCATCAAGCAAAGCATTAGAAGAATACAAATATGTAAAAGAAACACTTGGAAAAGATGTAGTAATCGGGGAGACAAATTGGCCATCAGATGGAGAAGTTATAAAACTAGCAGTTCCAAGTCCCGAGAACCAACAAAGATTCATTTCAGAATTTAAAGAGATTACAGATTTAAATAAAATAGAATATTTCTTGTTTGAGGCATTTGATGAAAAATGGAAACCAGCCGAACAGTTTAATCCAGATGGACCAAATGATGTGGAAAATCATTGGGGTTTATTTTTCGAAAATGGAACCATGAAAGAATCCCTTAGGAACATAATCCCTCCAACACGCAACATCACAACAAGAAATTAA
- a CDS encoding glycosyl hydrolase family 17 protein, whose amino-acid sequence MISSDLKLPYGICYGPHRDGQDPTRNIHPNEMDLNQDVIFLSKLTKRIRTYSSQGISDVIKNLDKNKVKVNLGISLDVNSPTNSEIEVSNAKNILTKYSDLIDCITVGNEVLAQVIWDSHLDLGNVTPMIKNKLDKIKTTQITPYIADLKKAVSQSNNKNIRVTTAEPWRIWQDHQDLIDNVDVITAHIHPYWDGQDISHAADYVLQTYNDVMSLGKIHGKNVIIGETGWPTHGARIGNAIPSPDNQKIFLQKFLNMIAIPEYYIFEAFDEKWKEMYGLVEGHWGLYDSKGMTKHDLSILSGISSENNWR is encoded by the coding sequence ATGATATCGTCTGATCTGAAATTACCATACGGAATATGTTATGGACCTCATAGAGACGGTCAAGACCCAACACGAAACATACATCCAAATGAAATGGATCTTAATCAAGATGTTATATTTTTGAGTAAACTAACAAAAAGAATTAGGACTTATTCCTCGCAAGGTATATCGGATGTAATAAAAAACCTTGACAAAAATAAAGTTAAAGTAAATCTTGGTATTTCTCTAGATGTTAACAGTCCTACCAATAGTGAAATTGAGGTAAGCAACGCAAAAAACATTCTGACAAAATACAGTGACCTAATAGATTGTATTACTGTGGGAAATGAGGTTTTGGCTCAGGTCATATGGGATTCTCATTTAGACTTAGGCAATGTAACTCCAATGATCAAAAATAAATTAGACAAAATAAAAACAACTCAAATAACGCCTTACATAGCTGATCTTAAAAAGGCAGTATCTCAATCCAACAATAAGAATATTCGCGTTACTACTGCAGAGCCTTGGAGGATATGGCAGGATCATCAGGATCTTATAGATAATGTTGATGTCATAACCGCACATATCCATCCGTATTGGGATGGACAAGACATATCACATGCTGCAGACTATGTCCTTCAAACGTATAATGATGTTATGTCTCTTGGAAAGATTCATGGAAAGAATGTAATAATTGGTGAAACTGGTTGGCCCACACATGGGGCTAGAATTGGAAACGCAATACCCAGTCCAGATAATCAAAAAATATTTCTACAGAAATTTCTGAATATGATCGCTATTCCAGAATATTACATATTTGAAGCCTTTGATGAAAAATGGAAAGAGATGTATGGGTTAGTAGAAGGTCATTGGGGATTGTATGATTCAAAGGGAATGACAAAACATGATCTCAGCATTCTGTCTGGAATTTCATCTGAAAATAATTGGAGATAA
- a CDS encoding sulfite exporter TauE/SafE family protein: MIDQLWFILLGFAAGILGSMIGLGGGIILVPALTFLGFPPTAAASNSLFGALSNSVASTISYSKQKRIVYSLGLKLGLLSIPGTVLGAFLSTDIAPDIFKILFGFVLIASAVYIFVRKKIETVEKTLSVQMMIFAVGASFFAGLISSFFGIGGGIIFVPLMVVGMGMTMKKAAPTSQLILLFSSLSGVIIHSILGHPDFIQAGLLSIGSFIGGLVGARLSLDVKERYLQIIVSVVILIAAGKLFLDSLNNNLNFFGF; the protein is encoded by the coding sequence ATGATTGATCAGTTATGGTTTATTCTTTTGGGCTTTGCAGCTGGAATTCTTGGCTCTATGATTGGACTTGGTGGTGGTATTATCCTAGTTCCAGCATTGACTTTTCTAGGATTTCCACCCACTGCTGCTGCAAGTAACAGCCTTTTTGGTGCATTAAGTAATTCGGTGGCATCTACTATTTCATACTCTAAACAAAAGAGAATTGTTTATTCATTAGGCTTAAAGCTTGGATTACTTTCAATCCCAGGAACTGTCTTAGGTGCATTTCTTTCCACTGATATAGCGCCTGATATTTTTAAAATTTTATTTGGATTTGTATTGATTGCGTCTGCTGTTTACATTTTTGTACGAAAAAAAATTGAGACTGTTGAAAAAACTCTTTCAGTTCAGATGATGATATTTGCAGTGGGTGCTAGTTTCTTTGCAGGGTTAATTTCCTCATTTTTTGGAATTGGTGGAGGGATTATCTTTGTACCTCTTATGGTAGTTGGGATGGGAATGACAATGAAAAAAGCAGCTCCAACATCACAACTGATATTATTATTTTCATCATTATCTGGAGTGATTATTCATAGTATCTTGGGACATCCTGATTTTATTCAAGCAGGATTGTTGTCGATTGGGTCTTTTATTGGCGGGTTGGTTGGTGCAAGATTGTCTCTAGATGTAAAAGAACGTTATTTGCAAATTATTGTATCTGTTGTAATTTTAATTGCTGCAGGAAAATTATTTCTAGATTCTCTAAATAACAATCTAAATTTCTTTGGATTTTAG
- a CDS encoding DUF192 domain-containing protein: MTTRNQALIPITIAAVIVGIVGLISLPGDSKLESVEFPRGTIKIDNIPIEVQIADTEPRRVRGLMFQDQLSYDQGMIFVFEEPGLYSLWMLNMQFSLDMIWFDEDGKIVHIEKDVPPCKSALEIATCQSIIPDDKALYVLEVTSGFIDLHNINKNSTLTIISI, from the coding sequence ATGACTACTAGGAATCAAGCATTGATACCAATTACAATAGCTGCTGTAATTGTTGGCATTGTCGGATTAATTTCCCTTCCAGGTGATAGTAAATTGGAATCTGTTGAATTTCCTAGGGGGACAATTAAGATTGATAACATTCCTATTGAGGTACAAATTGCAGATACTGAACCAAGACGCGTTCGTGGATTGATGTTCCAAGATCAATTATCTTATGATCAGGGGATGATATTTGTATTTGAGGAACCCGGACTTTACTCTCTTTGGATGCTTAACATGCAATTTTCACTTGATATGATTTGGTTTGACGAGGATGGGAAAATAGTCCACATCGAAAAAGACGTACCTCCATGTAAATCTGCACTTGAAATTGCTACTTGCCAAAGTATAATTCCTGATGATAAGGCACTCTATGTTCTTGAAGTTACATCTGGATTTATTGATCTTCATAATATTAACAAGAATTCTACATTGACTATAATTTCAATTTAA
- a CDS encoding PINc/VapC family ATPase, whose translation MSKIVCDTSVIINGQLITQIESGSIRNSEIIIPQAVFDELQSQASANNKQGFIGLEKIYRLKELSGNYGLVVSIKGEHPSIEDIKLASSGRIDALITDLAKQLDATLYTSDNVQHLVARAKGLDSVFLQPVIKNESMEFLKFFDSETMSVHLKENQHPMAKKGKPGEFSLTKLNDSILSRSYLEMISSQILDFTNISDLSTIEISKVGASVVQHEDYRIAITYPPFSESFEITIVHPIVRLSLDDYTISEKLMTRFSDSAEGIVISGAPGSGKSTLASGLANFYHNQGKIVKTFESPRDLQVDPGITQYSKLDGSFDNTADILLLVRPDYTIFDEVRRREDFRTFADLRLTGVGMIGVVHANSPLDAIQRFIGKIELGIIPNILDTVVFVKGGEIKKVYDLMLKVKVPTGMTESDLARPVIEIRNFEDNVLEHEIYTFGEENVIVPVLAKVQKFGIEKLAEDKIKETFKKYDPRTEVEILSENRIKVMVDKHCIASVIGKGGSNINEIEKYLNVHIDVVEKNSESISLPSNNLPFTFSESKTALLLTVNREFTSMHADIYANGKFVSSVRIGKKGQIKIPKRSDIAQTLIDLSSSQGDIQIFLKDF comes from the coding sequence ATGTCAAAAATTGTATGTGATACAAGTGTTATCATTAATGGTCAACTAATTACTCAGATAGAATCAGGCTCAATTAGAAATTCCGAAATTATTATACCTCAAGCTGTATTTGATGAATTACAATCACAAGCATCTGCAAATAATAAACAAGGATTTATTGGATTGGAAAAAATCTATAGACTCAAAGAATTATCTGGCAATTATGGTCTTGTGGTATCGATAAAAGGTGAACATCCATCAATTGAAGATATCAAACTTGCTAGTAGTGGTAGAATAGATGCCTTGATAACAGATTTAGCTAAACAACTCGATGCTACTCTTTACACTTCAGATAATGTTCAACATCTAGTTGCACGAGCTAAAGGTCTTGACTCGGTCTTTCTTCAACCTGTGATTAAAAATGAATCTATGGAATTTCTCAAATTCTTTGATTCAGAAACAATGAGTGTACATTTAAAAGAAAATCAACACCCAATGGCAAAAAAAGGAAAACCTGGGGAATTTTCATTAACTAAACTTAATGATAGTATCCTATCTAGAAGTTATCTTGAAATGATTTCATCACAAATTTTGGATTTTACTAATATATCTGATTTAAGCACGATTGAAATTTCCAAAGTTGGTGCGTCAGTAGTACAACATGAAGATTACCGAATAGCCATTACTTATCCTCCTTTTTCAGAATCTTTTGAAATTACAATTGTTCATCCTATTGTTAGGTTATCTCTTGATGATTACACCATTTCTGAAAAACTAATGACACGTTTTTCTGACAGTGCTGAAGGCATTGTGATTTCTGGAGCACCAGGTTCTGGAAAAAGTACTCTGGCATCAGGACTTGCAAATTTTTATCATAATCAAGGAAAAATTGTTAAAACATTTGAATCTCCACGTGACTTGCAAGTAGATCCTGGAATTACTCAATATAGTAAATTGGATGGAAGTTTTGATAATACTGCTGATATTTTACTACTTGTTAGACCTGATTATACAATTTTTGATGAAGTTAGAAGGAGAGAGGACTTTAGAACTTTTGCAGATCTGAGATTAACTGGAGTTGGTATGATTGGAGTTGTCCATGCAAATTCCCCCTTGGATGCAATTCAACGATTTATTGGAAAAATAGAACTTGGAATAATCCCAAATATTTTGGATACTGTGGTATTTGTTAAAGGTGGTGAAATTAAAAAAGTCTATGACTTGATGTTAAAAGTCAAAGTACCTACTGGAATGACTGAATCTGATTTGGCTAGACCTGTTATTGAAATTAGAAATTTTGAAGATAATGTGTTGGAACATGAAATCTACACGTTTGGAGAAGAAAATGTCATTGTTCCTGTTTTAGCTAAAGTTCAAAAATTTGGTATTGAAAAACTCGCTGAAGATAAGATAAAAGAAACTTTCAAAAAATATGATCCCAGAACGGAAGTTGAAATTCTATCTGAAAATAGAATAAAAGTAATGGTTGATAAACATTGTATTGCATCTGTTATAGGAAAAGGAGGTTCAAACATCAATGAAATTGAAAAATATCTTAATGTACACATTGATGTAGTTGAGAAGAATTCTGAATCTATATCTCTACCATCAAATAATTTACCATTTACTTTTTCAGAATCAAAAACAGCATTACTTCTAACTGTTAATCGTGAATTCACTTCAATGCATGCTGATATCTATGCGAATGGAAAGTTTGTATCTTCTGTAAGGATTGGTAAAAAAGGTCAAATCAAAATACCAAAACGTTCAGATATTGCACAAACATTGATTGATCTCTCATCCTCTCAAGGTGATATTCAAATATTTCTTAAAGATTTTTAA